CCCCGGGCGGCTCCTTGCTGCTCGGATACTTCGACGGCACCCCCGAGGAGCCGTTCGACCACGCCGTGCACACCGCCTACTACTGGTCGGCGCAGGCACTCGGCGACCTGCTGGCCGAGCACGGCCTGGTGATCGGCCACGCCGAGACCCGACAGGACCCAGGCGTACGCCGCCGCCACGGCGAGCTGATCGCGACCCTCGCCTGATCCACGGTGCGCTGCCGGCTTGACCCTCACGTCGCGTGAGGCCGGACGCTCGGGGGTATGAGCGACTTCTTCAACGCCTTCGAGGTCAGCCCGGTGCCGCCGCCCGGACCGGACGCGGTGGCGCCCGAGCCCTACCGCGGGATCTACGGGATGCCGCAGTTCCTGACCGTCCCGACCACCGACATGGCCGCCTCGACCGACTTCTGGACCCATGGCCTCGGCTTCTTCGACCTCTTCAGCACGCCCGGGCAGGTGACGCACCTACGCCGGTGGATGTTCCAGGACGTGCTGCTCGTCGCCGCCGACGCCGCAGCCTCGGAGACCGTTGCCTGGTCCACGCCGATCAGCGTCAGCTTCTCCTGCGTCCTGAACCAGATCGATGAGATCGCCGCCGCCTGCCGTGCCATCGTCCCGGACAGCGTGCAGGGCCCCTACGACACCTATTGGAACACCCGCGACATCGCCGTGACCACGCCCGAGCGCGCTCGCGTGATCTTCACGGCCGCCAAGGAGTACGAGCCCGGGAGCGAGGCAGCCCACAACCTCGACTCCATGGGCATCCCGGCGCCGGACGGGGCCGAGAGCGCACAATGATGCACATGGCCGAGTCTCGCCAGGACACCGATCTGACGGTGGGCGACACCGCCGCCCTCGTCGGCGTGACGGTGCGTACGCTGCACCACTGGGACGAGATCGGCCTGGCCACACCGTCGGGCCGTACGCCGGCGGGTTACCGCCTCTACACCGGCGCCGACCTGGAGCGACTGTGCCGGATCCTCGCCTACCGCGAGACCGGGCTGAGCCTGGACGCGATCCGCGGTGTGCTCGACGACGCAGCCACCGGTATCGCCGCCACCCTGGAAGAGCAGCGCGAGCGGCTCGCCGAGCGGATCTGCGACCTGCAACGGATCGATAAACGACTGGCACGGTTGGCCGACGCCCACCAGCACGGCATCCTGCTCAGCGCCGAGGAGCAGAAGGCGACGTTCGGGCCCGACTGGGACCCTCAGCAGGGTGCCCGGGCGCGCGCCAGGTGGGGCGACTCGCCGCAGTGGGCCCAGTTCGCCGAGCGCGCCGCGTCCCGCTCCCCCGACGACTGGCGTGACCTGAGCGACGCCATGTCGAGGCTGGAGCAGGATCTCGGCGCCGCGCTCGCTCGTGGCGTACGCGCCGGGAGCCCGGAGGCGAACGACCTCGCCGACCGTCACCGTGCGATCTTCGGCAACTTCTTCCCGATCACCCGCCAGATGCAGGTCTGCCTGGGCCGGATGTTCGAGGATGACGCAGGGTTCGCCGCCCACTACGACGGGATCCGGGACGGGCTGGCGACCTGGTTCCGCCAGATCATCGACGAGGCCGCCCGCGGCGACGGGATCGACCCCGACCTCGCCACCTGGCAGTGACCTCCGCTGCGTCAGTAGTGACGCACGCAGTCGCGCAGTGTCAGGGCGGTGGTCATCGCGGCAGAGGCGGCTTCGTAGCCCTTGTCCTCGCTGGAGCCCTCGAGGCCTGCCCGGTCGAGTGCTTGGGCCTCGTCGTCGCAGGTCAGCAGGCCGAACCCGACGGGCGTGCCGTGGTCGATCGCGACCCGGTTGAGACCGTCGGTGGCCGCTGAGCAGACATAGTCGAAGTGGGGCGTGCCTCCGCGGATGACGACGCCCAGCGCCACGATGGCGTCGTAGCCCGACTTGGCCAGAGCGGCGGCCGCCACAGGGAGCTCGAAGGCGCCCGGCACCCGCACGACGGTCAGCCCACCGACGGAGGCGTCCTTCAACGCCCTGTCGGCACCGTCGAGGAGACCGTTCATCACCTCGTCGTGCCAGCTGGCGGCGACGACCGCGACCCGCAGATCGCTCGCGTCGACGACCTCGGGGGTCGGGGCTCCCTTGCCACTCATCAGTTCTCCTCGTTCAGGTCGGGAAGCGCGTGACCCATCCGGTCGCGCTTGGTCAGCAGGTAGGTCAGGTTGTGCTCGTTGGGCCGCGGGGTGAGCGGGACCCGCTCGGCGACCTCGACACCGTACGCCTCCAGGTGACTCACCTTCTCAGGGTTGTTGGTCAGCAGCCGCACCGAGTCGACCTTGAGGTCGCGCAGGATCTGCGAGGCGGCGCCGTAGTGGCGCGCGTCGGCGGGCAGCCCGAGGTCGAGGTTGGCGTCGACGGTGTCACGGCCACCGTCCTGCAGCTGGTAGGCCTGCAGCTTGGCGAGCAGCCCGATCCCACGGCCCTCGTGGCCGCGCAGGTAGACCACGACCCCGCAACCGGCGTCGGCGATCCGGGCGAGGGCCTCACGCAGCTGTGGCCCGCAGTCGCAGCGCTGCGACCCGAACACGTCGCCGGTCAGGCACTCGGAGTGCACCCGTGCGAGCACCGGCTCACACCCGGAGATGTCGCCGTGGACCAGGGCGACGTGCTCGACCTGGTCGTCGATGGTGCGGTAGCCGTAGGCGGTGAAGTCGCCGAACTCGGTCGGCAGCCGGGTCACGGCGCTGCGCTCGACGAGCACCTCGGTGCGCCGCCGGTGGGTGACCAGGTCGGCGATCGAGATCATCGCCAGACCGTGCTCGTCGGCGAACTGGCGCAGCTGCGGGGCGCGCTGCATCGTGCCGTCGTCGTTGACCAGCTCGACGAGCGCACCGGCCGGCTCCAGACCGGCCAGCCGGGTCAGGTCGACGGCCGCCTCCGTGTGACCGACCCGCACCAGCACACCCTCGTCGCGTGCGCGCAGCGGGAAGACGTGACCCGGCCGGGTCAGGTCGGCGGCGCCCGAGCTGGGCCCGGCCAGCAGCCGGGTGGTCAGCGCCCGGTCGGCCGCCGAGATGCCGGTCGAGACGCCCTCACGGGCGTCGACCGAGATCGCGTAGGCGGTCTGCTTGCGGTCCTCGTTGACACGAGTCATCGGCGGCAGCTCGAGGGCGTCGAGACGCTCGCCCGGCAGCGCCACGCAGATCACACCGGAGGACCAGCGGATCGCGAACGCCATCACCTCCGGCGTCGCCAGCTCGGCGGCGAAGATCAGGTCGCCCTCGTTCTCCCGGTCCTCGTCGTCGACGACCACGACCGGCTTGCCGGCCGCGAGGTCGGCGATCGCGGTCTCGATCGGGTCCAGCCGCACACCCACGTACTGCTCGTGCTGCTCGGTCATGACTGCGTTCCTTCCGGTGAGGTCAGCACGAGCTTCTCGACGTGCTTGGCGATGATGTCGGTCTCGAGGTTGACCTCGTCGCCGACGGCCCGGAACCCCAGCGACGTACGCGCCAGGGTCTCGGGAATGAGGCTGACCGTGAACGCGTCCTCGGTCACGGAGACCACGGTGAGGCTGATGCCGTCGACGGCGATCGAGCCCTTCTCGACGACGTAGCGCACCAGCTCGGCCGGCAGCGACACCGTCACGACCTCCCAGTGCTCGCTGGGCTCGCGCGAGACGACCCGGCCGACACCGTCGACGTGGCCCTGCACGATGTGACCGCCCAACCGCGTGGTGGGGGTGACGGCGCGCTCGAGGTTGACTCGGTCGCCGACCTCGATGGCGTGCAGGCCGGTGCGCTTGAGCGTCTCCAGCATCACGTCGGCGGTCCACTCCTTCTCGCCCAGCGACGCGACGGTGAGGCAGCAGCCGTTGACCGCGATGGACGCACCCAGGGTGGCGTCCGTGAGCACGGTCTCGGCCGCGATGGTCAGGCGCACGGCGTCGCCCTGCTCCTCGATCCCGGCAACCGTGCCGAGCTCCTCGACAATCCCGGTGAACATCTAGCGGTCCTCTCTGTTCTGAGCTGGTGCGGCGGGCTCTAGGACGAGCCGTACGTTGGGCTGATCGCCCTCGGTCGTGGGCGCGATCACGTCGATGGATCGCACCTGCGGCCGGAAGGCGTCGGCGATGCTGGTGATGCCGAGGTCGGCGACGGCCGAGCGACCGGCACCGAGCAGGAACGGCGCGACGTAGACGACGATCTCGTCCACGAGGCCCGCTTCGAGGAAGGCGGCGGCCAGCGTGGGCCCGCCTTCGAGAAAGACATGGCGACGCTCGCGCTGCCACAGCGCGGCCAGCGCCTGGTGCGGGTCGCGGGTGCGCAGCTGCAGCGACGGCGCCTGCTCGTCGAAGACCCGCCGGTCGCCGGGGAGGTCGCGCTCCCCCATGACCACCCGCAGCGGCTGTACGCCGGCCGGCCGGTCGTCCGCGTCGCGCACCGTCAGCGCGGGGTCGTCGGCGAGGACCGTGCCGGTGCCGACCAGCATCGTGTCGCTCAGCGCCCGGAGCCGATGGGTGTCGATCCGGGCGGCACGGGAGGAGACCCAGCGTGAGGTGCCGTCGGCGGCAGCGCTGCGGCCGTCGAGCGTGGCGGCGAACTTCCAGGTGACGAACGGGCGCTGCAGCTCTGCGGCCCGGCTCCAGACCCGGTTGAGCTCGCGCGACTCGGCGGCGAAGAGGCCCTGCTCGACGTCGATGCCTGCGTCCTTCAGCCGCTCCGCTCCCCCGGCGGCGACCGGGTTGGGGTCGGGCTGCGCGTAGACGACGCGGGCGACTCCGGCATCGATCAGCGCCTGCGAGCACGGGCCGGTGCGGCCGGTGTGGTTGCACGGCTCGAGCGTGACCACCGCGGTCGCCCCTTCGGCCCGCGCGCCCGCCTTCGACAGCGCGTCCACCTCGGCGTGCGGGGTGCCGGGCCCACGGTGGAACCCCTCGGCGATCGTCGAACCGTCCGCCCCCAGGAGTACGCAGCCCACCCGCGGGTTCGGA
The sequence above is drawn from the Nocardioides albertanoniae genome and encodes:
- a CDS encoding VOC family protein, with the translated sequence MSDFFNAFEVSPVPPPGPDAVAPEPYRGIYGMPQFLTVPTTDMAASTDFWTHGLGFFDLFSTPGQVTHLRRWMFQDVLLVAADAAASETVAWSTPISVSFSCVLNQIDEIAAACRAIVPDSVQGPYDTYWNTRDIAVTTPERARVIFTAAKEYEPGSEAAHNLDSMGIPAPDGAESAQ
- a CDS encoding MerR family transcriptional regulator, coding for MAESRQDTDLTVGDTAALVGVTVRTLHHWDEIGLATPSGRTPAGYRLYTGADLERLCRILAYRETGLSLDAIRGVLDDAATGIAATLEEQRERLAERICDLQRIDKRLARLADAHQHGILLSAEEQKATFGPDWDPQQGARARARWGDSPQWAQFAERAASRSPDDWRDLSDAMSRLEQDLGAALARGVRAGSPEANDLADRHRAIFGNFFPITRQMQVCLGRMFEDDAGFAAHYDGIRDGLATWFRQIIDEAARGDGIDPDLATWQ
- the ribH gene encoding 6,7-dimethyl-8-ribityllumazine synthase; its protein translation is MSGKGAPTPEVVDASDLRVAVVAASWHDEVMNGLLDGADRALKDASVGGLTVVRVPGAFELPVAAAALAKSGYDAIVALGVVIRGGTPHFDYVCSAATDGLNRVAIDHGTPVGFGLLTCDDEAQALDRAGLEGSSEDKGYEAASAAMTTALTLRDCVRHY
- a CDS encoding bifunctional 3,4-dihydroxy-2-butanone-4-phosphate synthase/GTP cyclohydrolase II; this translates as MTEQHEQYVGVRLDPIETAIADLAAGKPVVVVDDEDRENEGDLIFAAELATPEVMAFAIRWSSGVICVALPGERLDALELPPMTRVNEDRKQTAYAISVDAREGVSTGISAADRALTTRLLAGPSSGAADLTRPGHVFPLRARDEGVLVRVGHTEAAVDLTRLAGLEPAGALVELVNDDGTMQRAPQLRQFADEHGLAMISIADLVTHRRRTEVLVERSAVTRLPTEFGDFTAYGYRTIDDQVEHVALVHGDISGCEPVLARVHSECLTGDVFGSQRCDCGPQLREALARIADAGCGVVVYLRGHEGRGIGLLAKLQAYQLQDGGRDTVDANLDLGLPADARHYGAASQILRDLKVDSVRLLTNNPEKVSHLEAYGVEVAERVPLTPRPNEHNLTYLLTKRDRMGHALPDLNEEN
- a CDS encoding riboflavin synthase, whose protein sequence is MFTGIVEELGTVAGIEEQGDAVRLTIAAETVLTDATLGASIAVNGCCLTVASLGEKEWTADVMLETLKRTGLHAIEVGDRVNLERAVTPTTRLGGHIVQGHVDGVGRVVSREPSEHWEVVTVSLPAELVRYVVEKGSIAVDGISLTVVSVTEDAFTVSLIPETLARTSLGFRAVGDEVNLETDIIAKHVEKLVLTSPEGTQS
- the ribD gene encoding bifunctional diaminohydroxyphosphoribosylaminopyrimidine deaminase/5-amino-6-(5-phosphoribosylamino)uracil reductase RibD, producing MKSYDQRDPVSGAMRRALGLAAEIGSPGPATYPNPRVGCVLLGADGSTIAEGFHRGPGTPHAEVDALSKAGARAEGATAVVTLEPCNHTGRTGPCSQALIDAGVARVVYAQPDPNPVAAGGAERLKDAGIDVEQGLFAAESRELNRVWSRAAELQRPFVTWKFAATLDGRSAAADGTSRWVSSRAARIDTHRLRALSDTMLVGTGTVLADDPALTVRDADDRPAGVQPLRVVMGERDLPGDRRVFDEQAPSLQLRTRDPHQALAALWQRERRHVFLEGGPTLAAAFLEAGLVDEIVVYVAPFLLGAGRSAVADLGITSIADAFRPQVRSIDVIAPTTEGDQPNVRLVLEPAAPAQNREDR